The segment TGTCTGATGTGTTACAATTAAAACATATGTGATGATGTTTGATTAAAAGACTGTATTTCCCCAACTCAGAAGGTACTTTCTAAAACCGTTTTTTTGGAAAGTGCTTGTCATGGTAATGTCTTTATTGTGTGAATATAGTGTCCACAATGCCTATCTGGTGTCCACAGctgttttcccttttctcttttttttatgaagCACGGctataagagtgtgtgtgaatgcgagCTCTGACAACAGTAGTGGTACAGTATAAcaacagcagaagcagcagagggagaatgctcagacacacactctctaatcTCCTATTACTCTGGTCACTTGGCCATGACCTTTGCGTAACTGGAGTGCCATATAATGATCCAAAGGTAGGCTCAAACTGAACCTTTTCAATACATGGTAAAATCATTGCAATGTATTCCAACAGCTGTAGTCTCTAGAGGTGCACCTTTGCTGGTTTTGGGTGAACTTGTCAACTACTAAGGGTGCTTAACTGTGGTTTCCTTGGATCACTCTTAATCATTCATTCTCCTTTCATTTCAAGGAGCAGTCCTGGCACAACCAGAACCTCTATTCTATTCCTGTGAATTTGGATATGAGGCTTAGAAGACTGGACCTGTCCAATAACTTCATCAGACAGTTGCACACACTTGGTCTGCCATACTTGGAGCAGCTGGACCTGAGTTGCAACCAGCTGGATCTCATCTCCGAAGGGGCTTTTGAAAACCTGGCTCAACTTGAAGAGTTGAATTTGTCCAGAAATGCGCTGAACAACAACCTTGGCAGTAACAGCAAAGCCCTCCAATCCATCAGTAGACTGAAGAGTTTGGACATATCAATGAACAGTTTGAATGATGATGCAGTGGAACAGTACCTTCGAAACAAATCTTCTCTTGATCAACTTAAGATGACTGGTAATGGCTTAACAAGACTCACGCACAACTTGTTCAAAGAGAGCAAGGGCTTGAGGGCCATTAGTATTGATGATAACCTGATAACAGATATAGAGCAGGGGACATTTGAACCTCTGACCAGATTAGAGACGCTAAACTTGGCCAAAAATAATCTGGCTCACATCTGTGATTTTAAATTACATCAAGTTAAATATTTGAATCTTAGTCAAAATTCAGTCGAGTTCTTTGTTACACAAGAAGACGACAAGTTGTACAGGCTTGAAATCCTTGATCTGAGTTTCAACAGACTCCTTTATTTCCCAATTGTTCCAAAGATCAGTCGTTTGAAATATCTTTATTTACAGAATAATATGGTTGGTACCTTGAATTCAGAGACGACAATGATATCAGAGGTCAACTCTCTTTATAAAGAGATTATAAGGGAGGAAgacaacacaaaaaatatacaCGCAAACTGGGGGCTGATGCCATTAGTTTACATTGACCTGAGCTACAACCACTTCAGGTCTTTCCCACTGGAAACTTTGAGCCTTCTCTCATCTTTGGAAACATTGAACTTAAGTTATAACTGTCTGCAAAACATCATCTGTAATAGTACAAATGATAGCCCATTGGGACACCATCACcagcttttctttccttccttaaAGTACCTTGACCTGCAAAGCAATGGACTTCTAAAtatttctcccctctttcttgAGTCTCTCACACAGCTAGAGACATTGAATCTACAGGAGAATTCAGTGAAACCTTGTGCAGCCGTGGACTATTCGGGACTGCAAATCCTAAATCCTAATATGTCTTGTGTTGCCTTTGGGAAGATACGGACTCTTAAACACCTCAACCTTAAAGAAAATGGTATAAAGATGCTTCACccaaacacatttgaaaaaaactcTTTGGCTTCCCTGAACCTTGCAAGAAATTCAGACATGGTAATGCAAGTGGGCGCACTAGAGGGTGTGCAGAGGAGTCTTCAGTCCCTGATTATGAGTGAAATCAACATGAGCAGCTCGGATCTGTCTTTACCCTGCATGCCAGCCTTAACTCAACTGAACATCTCAAACAACCGTCTCCATGTCATACCCAGCGGTGTAAGTTGTTCTCCTCTTAGAGAAATCGACATAAGAAGTAATGCTTTTGTGTCTTTAAACCATTCTTTGGTCAGGGATATATCTGATCACCTCGATATCATGTATATTAGTGGGAACTGTTTCAACTGCTGTGACAGTAAGTGGCTGACGATCCTAAATGAGTTGAAGATGAAAGTGCCTGACATTAGTCAAGCTGAATGCATTACAAGAGGCAGTAAGATTAGTATGACAGATTATTTGAGAAACCCTTCGATGTATTGTTTGTTTCATACAAAGACACCAGAAATTAACTTTGGACAAGTAATcataattgttttatttgtaacTACAGTATTAACAATGCTCATCATATTCACAAGGAATGTATGTTGCTACCAAAGATCATTTATAGTGTGATATGTAACATATATTGTCATTGTTTCATTATGCACATTGTTCCATTTATGAGTATGGGTTACATACAGTAGGCTAACCAAATGCCTTCAGTGAGAAACTGGATAACAGGCTACAGTTAGCATActtcctgtgagtgtgtgtgtttccatcaccCATGTTACTGTAAATAGAGGCGGGGCTGAAAGACTACTATACCATATAAATAACGCAGTGGAGACGGTGTGATCTGACATGTGAATCTACTCTCGCTCTGTCCATGCATGACTCCATTGCACGCTACTAATCTGTGGAAAGTGCATTATACTGTGTGACCTGTGCAGTTAAAATGTTGTGATTGAAGTTGGCTTTAATTTAACAACTCCTCAACTCCCAAGCTGTTTTGCTACAGTGATGTGCCAATTCACTATTTATCAAGTCAATGAGATTTGCCTATCCTTCACTGTAATGTTTGTTTTCAGATAAAAGTCTTAACCTTGGCGCAAATTTTTATGACGTCTGTGAAGCCTTGCACAACATTCCCAGAATCTGGACTGGATGTGAACTCTTGAACTAGTCAATACGATGCCAATAAGTGAAATGCCAATAACAGTCCCTGTAAATTTTCCTGGTGAAAGCGCTTGAAGCTGTTTGTCAGATTATTATTTGAGAAACTGTATCTAAGGAACAGTGTTTAGCCTATCTATTACAATTATCAGTTTTAATCtcttgacccctgaccccagGAGACTCACCTATGTGTCAGCCAAAAATCTCTTTGCAGCCATTGGAAAATTCATCAAATATTGTAGTAAGTATAGTATCACATTATACATTGTAATATACATATTCTGACATTCCTCACTTTAGAAATATTAATCCCACTTTTCCCATTTTCCTTTAAGTAAATCATTGAGATTTTGATAGAGAGGAATTCCATCAagtcatacatatatatatatatattatatttgcaTCATGTGAAATGAAGGGCTGCTACTGTCAATCATCAACAGTGTGCAGGATGTTTGCCTCAATTTATGTAACACCCAAAATGCTGGTGAAAAGTGTGAAAAGTAATTCTCATAAAATCCAGCAACAGCTACCAAATGACGCCTATTTCAGACAAGACACTACAAACTCCTACTACTTTTCTGCAGAAAATGGACACTGGTACATGTTTCATGAAGACAGGAAAGCTTGATGACTCTTCTTGCAAATAGCGAATCAATGCGTAGTAAAAATGCAGCTTTACAAGGATATCACAGGGATTTTACAAGACTGTGTTACCATCTCACCAAGTAGCTCAGGATAAACAAggggaataaaagagaaagtgCCGTTGCAGGAGGATATCCTGTTGAGCAATTCCTCATATGGTCATTTTACAACTCCTACACTTGACACATCCTCCTCCTTTAAAGTGATGTAATGtgccattttgaaattgttCTAATGTATGCCCATTATCACTGCGTCCACCTGGGTAGAGCCAGGGCTCAGGCCTGTGATTTCAGCATTACTGTCAGAAGAGGTGGGACGAGCCTATCAATCTGGGTCTTGAGCAAGATATACTGTAGGAAATTTCTCTCTTGCCCCACCCACAAGATTTACTAGATCAAGTAGCAGCTTGACAAGTTCAAGCAAAGAGCACTCAAAGAAAAGAACACCGTGCGGATAGTATTAGCTGTAAAACCATAGGAATGCATGTAGCAAATTGTGttcattcttcttcttggtgTTTTATGGTAGTTGGCATTCAAAATGCTGCAATAGCAGCAGCTGGTTTATTAACACCTTATGGTAAGTATTGGAAACTTGTACATAATATTACTGTCAATCTCTACTCCCTCTAATGCCTGTATTTCCACTAAAGGCTACTCTAAACCCCATCACTTCAAATAAATCGATTAGGCAAGGAATTGTCCTCCATACCCATTTAGGCTTAAGATGATGGAAATCTCTTTCTCAATATTTCCTTAACATTTGCCGTTACATCTTTAATATCTGGGTCCTCTCTGGCTTCCTCTAAACTTCCATAGTGCAGTTCATTGTCATTGCAATATATCTTGCAAAATACTTTgattcagacaaaaaaaaattgatccTTTTTGCTCTCTGATGGTTTTATCTGTTCCCTTGTCAGTAAAATCTCCCTTGACTTTCCACACTATTCAGCAGCTGTCTCCTCTGCTCGAATTTCACAACTTTTTCCTCCCTATTCCTTCTTGGACTCAATGCTGACCCTGAATCAAAGTTTCCTTTACAAAAGCACTCTGCCTGGTTCTCCTTCTGCACGCTATACTCCTGGTAACATCTCAGTCAAGAACGCACATGGCCTCCATGATCCAGACTAATCCTCTCTGCACCATTATGGtgcatctttttcctctttctctctcgacTCAAAGACACCGATAGACAGCTGCAACTTTCCTGAATCATTGAGTAAAGTTCCACTCTGTAGTAAGAAGTGACTTTGATCACTGCACAGTGTCCATGAAAACAGGGTGCTCCTAAAGTGTGCACTGGTGTCAAGGAGGTTTTAGGAAGCAGTCTCAGTCTCATTTATTCATTCCCCATGGTTATGgcagatgcacatgcacatgcacatgtgaTGGGCTGCAGTCCGGTCATCCAGGCTTCAACACACCCACCAAAAACCTCCATCAGAATTTTTAGTCCACTGTTCTGGGGTATTGGACAGCCTGTCAGGGCTGCTTAAATTAACTTTAAAAATGTCCCACAAACCACTGTCCCACGACTGGCACCGGAACCACTTTCCATTTTTCCACCTACAGTGAAGGAGAAGCTGAAGAAAGAGCAGAACGCCCCACCACGGTTTTCCTCGAAACAAGGAGGAGGCCTGTTTGACTTTCAAAATGGCGGGTAATGGCTCCTCGTTGTCCACAGCTTGTCAGTAACGTTAGCTGAAGAAAGAGCAGGACACATTTCATTGACCAAATGAGAAAATCTGACACTATAAAGTAAAATCGTCGGAGTTGCGACATAGGATATCTCTGGTCGCCTCTGCTGTTGTGACATTGAACCAAGCCAGCGACAACTAAGATTGCCAATTTGCCTAAATCACCGATAACGGCTGTTAAGTAGGTCAACAAGgacaagaggagaaaaaaagaagaaatgctGTTCTGTGGTAGATAACTCTCTCTAGAAACATCAGCCTCATCTCTACAATAAATCAGTGAACAAACGGTGCTGTCAACCGCCAATACCAGATTAATGATGTTCACCGCCAGtatcatttacatatttagtTGACTAGCTAATTGAAAACCGCCATTTTCATAAGCAGAACCCGGATTCCTTCGCCGGAGGTAACCAGCAGTTAACGCTACCAGCCCCAGTCGTCTCGTCATGACTCCGCAGCAGCTTCTCCAAAACGAGCCGCATCCATCCAACATCACACAGAAATGCCTGATAACTTACAAACTCCTCCTGTTGGAAAATGCTCGGAACACTCTCGACCAAGAACTTCGCAACTTCACCGACAAGGTAGGATAACGTGGGTTAAAAGCAGTCAACCTAACATACAGTATTGGCCATATTAATCTCTAATTTACattagtttagctagctagcaagcacgCCATCTGCATGTCACATCGTTAGTTAGCTGCCACACCGATTATCGCTAGCTAGGCTGGCCAGCTAGCAAAGTTATGGTAAAGTTGGTTAACGTTAACCGTATAATTGAAACAAAACGTTGTTGATTCGAAAATAGTCGGTGAATATTCTATATCCTGCCTGCAATATCAGATAATCTAACGGTTGTTAAACGTTTTCCTCAGGCCTATGAAGAGGTCCAAGGTTTCCTGAATTCACCTCTTCCAACCAGCCTGTACAGTGACGTTGTGAAGGCTGTGGATGCAAAATGCCAAACTATTAACAAGCTCTTGGCTGTATTAAAAGACATAAGAAATGGTAAGTCAAGGAATAATGGTACAGTTTAGTAACTGGTGTGACTGTCAGGGGCAGGGTTGCAGATGTGCATGTGTAAAACAGGTCAGCCGAGGTGGCAGCACCAGCTGTATCCAACACCTTGAGTCACGCACACCAGCAAACACAGTAGTATAATTACCTGGGCCACTGCCAGCTATCGCGTCACATAGCTGTCCAATGTGTGATTTAGGAACACATTTTCAAAGTCTTCATTTCTCAAAACACAATCTCTCCCCCGGCCTTCCCCATCTGTGCAGGTCCGCAATTTTGTCTCCAAGCCTCTGCTGTAAACGGAGTTATAACAAATCAACTTCAGCTACTCCAAGACAAAGGGATCTTGATGACAGATGTTCTGAAGTTTGGGCCCATGCTGCAGAATGTCCTTATGGCGAGCTCCATAACCAAAGCAGTCCAGGTGCTTGGGGCCACATTGTCCCTGCAGCAGTTGAAACAGTTCCTCATCTCCCAGCCTAAAGAGGTCCAGAATGATGTAATGATCTGTAGCATCTCATCTAGCCACAACACTGTCGTTCAGACTACCAGCTCATCCTGTCACTTTAAGGCCAAAGAAAAGGAACATGCTGTTATATTTGAGGAGAAACCCCAAACAGATGTAGTGGTTGAGCCACCTGCCATCATTCAACGTCAAAAGGATAACACAGAGCGGCCACCACTACCACCTCCCATTACAGCTATACTCCCAGAGCTCAGAAACCCTAACCCCATGAAAATAACAGTGAATGCACCACTAATTGGCTGGGGACGTGAGAATGATGTCCAGGTGCAGCACCAAAAACAAACATCCTCTCAGCTGTTGCACTTCCTCAGAACAAATGCTGAAAACAAGGGTGCAACGGAGGTCACTTTAATCGAGTGGAGGAACAACTTTCAGTACACTTCAAGTTTGCCAACATCACCCACCATGAAAATAAAAAGCCACCAATTCAGATATGACATGTCAGATGAAACGAGATGTACTGATGCACTTCCCCCGAGGAAGAAGTTGCTTGCAGACATGGAAGACCAAGCTCCAGTCTTCAAACTAAAGCGAGTCGAGTCAAGCGGCTGTCTGACCTACACCTGCATGATCGCCACCAAGACTGAACTGTGGGATATCGGAGACATCTTCACAGAGGCGAGACAGGAGCCCCCTGAAGCCAGCCCTTCGGAAAAAGAAATGGGCGAAGCATGCCGAAATGAAACCACCGCAAGCCTCCATTTGAAAACCCAAAGTCTCCAGGCTACAGAACCTGAACCCCAGAACAGTTCTGCTGTTGCAACGTCAACGATCAACCGCATAAGCATCCCAGAGTTCCAGATCAGGAAGTTTGAAGAGATTGAGGTTGTGGTGTCTCATATCGTCAGCCCAGGCAACTTCTACATCCAGCATGCAGACTCCACCGTGAATCTGCAGGCCCTTGTCACAGAGTGAGTTATTAGGAGTGGCTTCTAATCTCTTGTCTG is part of the Centroberyx gerrardi isolate f3 chromosome 16, fCenGer3.hap1.cur.20231027, whole genome shotgun sequence genome and harbors:
- the LOC139929971 gene encoding transforming growth factor beta activator LRRC32-like, producing MRALTTVVVQYNNSRSSRGRMLRHTLSNLLLLWSLGHDLCVTGVPYNDPKEQSWHNQNLYSIPVNLDMRLRRLDLSNNFIRQLHTLGLPYLEQLDLSCNQLDLISEGAFENLAQLEELNLSRNALNNNLGSNSKALQSISRLKSLDISMNSLNDDAVEQYLRNKSSLDQLKMTGNGLTRLTHNLFKESKGLRAISIDDNLITDIEQGTFEPLTRLETLNLAKNNLAHICDFKLHQVKYLNLSQNSVEFFVTQEDDKLYRLEILDLSFNRLLYFPIVPKISRLKYLYLQNNMVGTLNSETTMISEVNSLYKEIIREEDNTKNIHANWGLMPLVYIDLSYNHFRSFPLETLSLLSSLETLNLSYNCLQNIICNSTNDSPLGHHHQLFFPSLKYLDLQSNGLLNISPLFLESLTQLETLNLQENSVKPCAAVDYSGLQILNPNMSCVAFGKIRTLKHLNLKENGIKMLHPNTFEKNSLASLNLARNSDMVMQVGALEGVQRSLQSLIMSEINMSSSDLSLPCMPALTQLNISNNRLHVIPSGVSCSPLREIDIRSNAFVSLNHSLVRDISDHLDIMYISGNCFNCCDSKWLTILNELKMKVPDISQAECITRGSKISMTDYLRNPSMYCLFHTKTPEINFGQVIIIVLFVTTVLTMLIIFTRNVCCYQRSFIV